CAATCATTATCTCTAGCTATTTCTGAGGTATACACACTAATTAATATGGATAGCAGATTTCATCATGTAGGAAAAGGAATGTGGGGTTTAGCTGAGCTTACACCACAAGAGGTGAAACGTTCTAGTAGCTCCAGTTCGAGTACAAAATCGAATACAAAACGCAGAGAAAAACTTCTTGAAGAGATTCAAGATTTAGATCCAGTTTCCAAAAAGCGTGATGAAGAGTAACGCTTGACAGCAGATATAAATACAGGATACAATTGTTGGCGTATTTTTAGGTCAATATAAAAATGAATATAGATTCATTTAAGATTTTTATAGAATAATGCAAGGGCAAAAATAGGAGGATTTTTCGCATGGCAAAGTATGTTTTTGTTACCGGAGGGGTTGTTTCCTCATTAGGTAAAGGCATCACAGCGGCTTCATTAGGACGGTTATTAAAGACTCGCGGGATAAAAGTGACGATTCAGAAGTTTGATCCATATATCAATATTGACCCGGGGACGATGAGCCCGTACCAACATGGGGAAGTTTTTGTTACTGAAGATGGAGCAGAAACAGATTTAGATCTAGGACACTATGAGCGTTTTATTGATATTAATCTAAGTAAAGGGTCTAACGTTACTGCCGGTAAAATTTATTGGTCTGTATTAAATAAAGAGCGTAAAGGAGAATACTTAGGCAGTACAGTTCAAGTGATTCCGCATATAACAAATGAAATTAAACAACGAATTTATAGTGTTGCTGATGAAAGTGATGCAGAAGTTGTTATTACGGAAATTGGCGGTACAGTTGGTGATATCGAAAGCTTACCGTTTATGGAAGCAATTCGCCAAGTCAAAAAAGAAGTTGGAAGAAATGATGTACTTTATATTCACGTAACTTTAGTTCCTTACATTTCTGCGGCAGGTGAGTTAAAAACTAAACCTACACAGCATAGTGTAAAAGAATTGAGAAGTATTGGAATCCAACCTGACATTTTAGTGTGTCGCACGGAAAAAGAAATTTCACCGGAAATGAAAGAAAAATTGGCTTTATTCTGTGATGTTGATGCAGATGCGGTCATTCAAAATAGAACAGCTTCTACAATTTATCAAGTGCCTTTGATGATGCAGGAAGAAGGATTAGATAAAATTGTTTTAGAAAAATTAAAAATGGATTATGGCCCCGCTGATATGACTGAGTGGGCAAAAATGGTAGATAAAATAAATCATCCGTCTCGTGATGTAACAATTGCTATGGTTGGGAAATATGTTGAATTGCAAGATGCATATATCAGTGTTTCCGAATCACTGCACCATGCAGGGATTGCAAATGATGCAGATATAAAAATAAAATGGGTGAATGCAGAAGAAATTGAAACTAATGGGATAAACTATGATGAAGTATTTGCTGGCTGTCAAGGTATCCTTGTTCCTGGTGGTTTTGGTGATCGTGGTGTTGAAGGCAAGATTCTCGCAATTCAATATGCACGTGAAAATAAAATTCCATTTTTGGGTCTGTGCTTAGGCATGCAATGTGCGGTAATTGAATATGCGCGCAATGTTTGCAATATGCAAGGTGCAAATAGTACGGAAATGGATGCTGATACGAAATATCCAGTGATTGATTTAATGTCAGATCAAGTGGATATTGAAGATAAAGGTGGAACGATGCGCTTAGGTTCTTATCCATGTAAAGTTAGAAAAGATACAAAAACATATGAAGCTTATGGTAGTGAATTAATTCATGAACGTCATCGCCATCGTTTAGAGTTCAATAATAAATATCGTGAAGAGTTAGAAAGCGCAGGCTTGACGATTGCTGGTACCTTACCAGATGATAGTTTGGTAGAAATTATTGAAGTGAAAGATCATCCATGGTTTGTTGCTTCGCAATTTCATCCTGAACTAAAATCCCGTCCGAATAATCCTCATCCATTATTTAGAGAGTTTGTTGGAGCGGCATTAAAATTTAAATAATGGTCTTAATTAAAATTTTAAGATTAAAGGTCATGATAACATTGCATGGTATCTATGGGCACAATAACAGAAACTGTTGGTTATCCAACAGTTTTCTTTTTAAGGAGAATAGATGATGAATAAGAAAAAAACTATGTTAATTATTGCTTTAGTTATTCTTTTTTCCGTTGTTTTGTTAAACTTAAGTGGTAAAAAATCTGAAGATAATACAAATGGTGATTCAAGAGGAAGTAAAGAACAAATTGCTGTCATTTATGTTGATGGTGTCATTAAGAGTGAACGAAATACAGCCAACGTATTTTCAGAGGACGGTGGTAGTGAAGGGTTAATCAAACAGCTCCATAAAGCTAGTGATGATCCTTCGATTAAAGCAATTATTCTTAGAATTAATAGCCCTGGTGGTGCGGTTACGGCTACACAAGAAGTAGGAGATGAAATTAAGAAAATTAGAGCAAAAGGAAAATTGGTTGTTACTTCTATGGGTGATATTGCTGCCTCAGGTGGTTATTGGTTAGCCGCTTGTACAGATAAAATTTATGCAAATTCGACAACGCTTACAGGCAGTATAGGCGTTTATATTTCCTATTCTAATTGGGAAGAACTTTATCAAAAAATTGGTATTAAGTCAGATAAAATTAAAAGTGGTGAGCATAAGGATATCTTAGCAAATGATCGTCCAATGACACCTGAGGAGCGACAGTTAATTCAAAATATTGTAGACGAAAATTATAATGAATTTGTGAGGGTTGTTGCTGAAGGGCGTAAGCTGGATATAGAGAAAGTAAAATCCTTGGCCGATGGCAGAATTTATAGTGGAAAACAGGCAAAAGAACTTGGGTTAGTGGATGAGTTAGGTAATCTTTATGATGTAATAGATAAAACGGCAAAAGAAGTCGGCATTCAAGGAAAAGTTAAAATTAAAGAATATGGAAATAATAATCCTTTCTCTGCACTTTTAGAAAGCAATAGCAAGGCAAATTTATTGGAACTTTTTCTTTCTCAGACAAAAGCAGAAAATGAAGTAAAATCAATTGTGCCGATGGCTATACCGGCAAGAGGATAGGTGAGTAACATGGGAGAATTTTTAGAAACAATTTATGATGTGATATTTAAACCTAAAGAGGCTTTTCAAAAATTTGCACAAACGCC
This genomic interval from Selenobaculum gibii contains the following:
- a CDS encoding CTP synthase; translated protein: MAKYVFVTGGVVSSLGKGITAASLGRLLKTRGIKVTIQKFDPYINIDPGTMSPYQHGEVFVTEDGAETDLDLGHYERFIDINLSKGSNVTAGKIYWSVLNKERKGEYLGSTVQVIPHITNEIKQRIYSVADESDAEVVITEIGGTVGDIESLPFMEAIRQVKKEVGRNDVLYIHVTLVPYISAAGELKTKPTQHSVKELRSIGIQPDILVCRTEKEISPEMKEKLALFCDVDADAVIQNRTASTIYQVPLMMQEEGLDKIVLEKLKMDYGPADMTEWAKMVDKINHPSRDVTIAMVGKYVELQDAYISVSESLHHAGIANDADIKIKWVNAEEIETNGINYDEVFAGCQGILVPGGFGDRGVEGKILAIQYARENKIPFLGLCLGMQCAVIEYARNVCNMQGANSTEMDADTKYPVIDLMSDQVDIEDKGGTMRLGSYPCKVRKDTKTYEAYGSELIHERHRHRLEFNNKYREELESAGLTIAGTLPDDSLVEIIEVKDHPWFVASQFHPELKSRPNNPHPLFREFVGAALKFK
- the sppA gene encoding signal peptide peptidase SppA; the encoded protein is MNKKKTMLIIALVILFSVVLLNLSGKKSEDNTNGDSRGSKEQIAVIYVDGVIKSERNTANVFSEDGGSEGLIKQLHKASDDPSIKAIILRINSPGGAVTATQEVGDEIKKIRAKGKLVVTSMGDIAASGGYWLAACTDKIYANSTTLTGSIGVYISYSNWEELYQKIGIKSDKIKSGEHKDILANDRPMTPEERQLIQNIVDENYNEFVRVVAEGRKLDIEKVKSLADGRIYSGKQAKELGLVDELGNLYDVIDKTAKEVGIQGKVKIKEYGNNNPFSALLESNSKANLLELFLSQTKAENEVKSIVPMAIPARG
- the rpoE gene encoding DNA-directed RNA polymerase subunit delta gives rise to the protein MTKMAEVDIAYQILSAAGQPIYFKDLIMEIIDKKQKPVQSLSLAISEVYTLINMDSRFHHVGKGMWGLAELTPQEVKRSSSSSSSTKSNTKRREKLLEEIQDLDPVSKKRDEE